AGCACGTCCTGTGACGGCTCGTCCTCGGCGCCCTTGGCGTGGGACTGGGCCGCGAGCGCCTCCACGATGACCTGCGCGCCCGCGCGCATGTGTCCCTGAAGGTTCGTGGCGCTCTTCCAGAAGGCGAAGCCCATCACGCCCAGGGACACCAGCAGCAGCACCGCGCCCGGTACGCCTGGCAGGAACGGCTGGGTGATGGCCAGCACCGGCACGCCCACCATGAAGACGCTGGCCAACTGGAGCGCCACCACCAGCACCCGCCGGGGCGCCGCCGCCAGGTCCACCCTGCCATTGGCGGCTGCTGGCAGCGCGCCCTCCGCCAGCACCACGCCCAGCCGCCGCCCCATCCGCACGATGCCCACGCAGAAGGGCAGGGCCAGCGCCGTGGCCAGGCCGATGACGATCCACGGCGTCAGCGTCTTGCCCCAGCCCATGCGCTCGTCGATGAACTCCGTCACCTGGGGCAGCAGCACGGACGTGCCGATGACGATGATGGTGATGAACGCCGCGTCCAGCAGCATCAACAGCCCCATGCGCCTCACGCGCGCGCCCACCGTCTTCTGGCGCGGCGACGTGCGCAGGTTCTCCACCCAGCTGCCGTACAGCGACGCGAACGTCTGTAGCGGCGCCGGCAGCTTGCGGTCCACCCAGTTGGCGATGGGGCCGGACGCGCGGATGAGCCACGGCGTGGTCAGCGTGGTGATGGCGGACACGGCCACCGCCACCGGGTAGAGGAACGTGCCCGTGGCCTTCAGCGACAGGCCCAGGCCCGCGATGATGAAGGAGAACTCGCCAATCTGGGACAGGCTCAGGCCCGCCTGCACGGACGTGCGCGTGCCGTTGCCCGTGAAGAACGCACCCAGCGACACGCTGAGGATCTTCCCCAGCACGACCACGCCGGTGAGCACCGTGATGGCCATCCAGTGCTCGCGGATGAGCGCCGGGTCGATGAGCATGCCCACCGACACGAAGAACACCGCGCCGAACAGGTCGCGCACCGGCTGCACCAGGTGCTCAATCTCCTTGCCCTCGCCGGACTCCGCCACCAGCGAGCCCGCGAGGAACGCGCCCAGCGCCACCGAGTAGCCGAACGTCTGCGCCAGCAGCGCGCCCGCGAAGCAGATGCCCACGCTGGTGACGAGCGTCGTCTCCGGCCGCTGGAGCTTCGTGATGTAGCGCATCAACCGGGGCACGACGAACAGGCCAATGCCGACCAGCCCCACGAGGAACGCGGCCAGCCGGCCCACGGTGAAGGCCAGGTCACCAGCGGACAGGCCGGTGCCGCTGGACACCGCGGTGAGCATGGCCATCAGCAGGATGCCGATGAGGTCCTCCACGATGAGGATGCCCACCACGATGCTGCGCAGCGCGCCCCGGATGTTCTGCTCGTCGAAGGCCTTGGCGATGATGGTGGTGCTGGAGATGGCGATGCAGGAGCCGGTGAACAGGCTCTCCAGCATCGTCCAGCCGAAGGCGCGGCCGACGACGAAGCCCAGCCACACCATCACGCTGCATTGGATGACGGCGGTGAGCCCCGCGGTGGGTCCCACCTGGAACAGCCGCCGCAGGCTGAACTCCAGCCCCAGGGAGAACATCAGCAGGATGACGCCCAGCTCCGACAGCGTCTGCACGATGCCCGGGTCCGCCACCAGGGGGATGGGGACGTGCGGTCCTATGATGAAGCCCGCGAGGATGTAGCCCAGCACCACCGGCTGGCGCAGGCGCTGGAAGAGGACCGTGGTGACCGCCGCGACACAAAGGACGGTGGCGAGGGCTTGAAGGAACGCGTGGGCGTCGTGCATGGGGGCGCCTCTGGAGGTGATGGGCTCTCGATGACCGGCCCCGCCCGCGCTGCGCGGGGCCGGAACTACAGGAAGTTAGGGCGGACTCAGCTGCATCGCTCGAGGGCAATGGCCCCGACGATGATGGCCAGGCACAGCAGTCCGCTCCACAACAGGCGCGCACCCTGCCACTGATCGTGGGTGGAGCCGCCCTGCTGGGGCTGCTGCGAAGGGGTGGAGATGGGCTCGGGGGGAGGGGATGACGACATGAAGGAAGGTCTCGCGCGGCCGCGAAGGGCAAACCGCGTGCTGGAAGGATTGTGTTGTGGGAAGGGCCCGCCCGCCTGGTCCCCAGGGGTCACACCGGGGTGGAGACGGGCGCGGGCCTGCGAACGAAAAGAACCGCTCAGCCCCAGACGGGTGGCCCCTGGGCCGGGCAGTTCACCGTCCGGGGACGGTCCGCCAGCGGCGTGAGGCGCGAAGGCAGCGCTCGGGCAAGCAGGCCCTCGGCATGCGCCAGCATCCGCGCGTCATGGCGCGCGAGGATCGCGCGCAGCGTGTCCAGCCGGGGAGCGAAGGGCGTCGGAGGACGGACGCCGGCACCACCCCCATCCACCTGATCGCGCGAGCCCGTCCGCGGCGCGGCCACGTGCGAGCCATGCAGCAGCCCCGCGACCTCCCACCCCAGCTTCGAGGGGGACGGCATGCGCGACACCGCATGCGTCCGGGACGCCGCGGCCTCCTGGCGGGCGCCGTGGAGGGGCGCTGACCAGAGCCCCACCATCCCCAGGAGCCCGGCCAGCACCGCCGCGCACACGGCCGCCGCCAGGGCGAACCTGATCTCGCGGGGGGCTTCACGCCCGGTGTGGGGAAGGGCCGGCGTCATGGTCGGGGGGGTTAAGCGTGTCGCACCGGATGCGACAGTCGGGCGACGACAAAAAACGAGTCAGCGGAACGCCTTTATACGCAGCAGGGTTCTTACGCACCTCGGAAAATCGCGCCCTTGGCAACGAAACAGTCAGGAGGCGACGCGCCGGGATGATTTCAGCATCGCTCCAGATTGACGTTGCCACCCCCCAGGGGGTATCCCCTTTCGGCAACCGAAAATGCGAACCATTCTCAACTTCGACGACGGATTGGGTGCTGCCCCAGCGCTGCCGCAAGCTGTGACCGCCCGTGCGGATGCGGCGCGGAGCCCGGTGGGGCTCTTCCAGTCCGCGACCGCGACGGCCGAGACGGGATGGGGTCGCTGGAGCGGGGCCCTGCTGACCGCGACCGTGGCGCACGTGCTGGCGGTGGCGGTGGGGTTGATGGTGTCGACCCAGGCGCCGCCGGTGGTCAAGAAGCCGGAGCCGGAGCTGGTGCTGATGGCCTACGCGCCGCCTCCGCCGCCGCTGGGCGGTGGCGCGCTGAAGCAGGCGACCCCGGAGCCCGTGAAGCCGGTGGTGCAGAAGCCGCGCCCCAAGCGGCAGGAGCTGGTGGTCCCCGCGAAGGTTCCGGAGCCGGTGAAGGAGACGGAGCCGGTGGTGGAGCTGGTGGAGACGCCGGTCGCGACGGAGGTGGCCGCCGTCGCGTCGCAGGCGCCCGCGGGTCCGGGCGTGCCGGACGGCGCGGTGGGCGGCGTCGTCGGGGGCGTGGTGGGCGGAATCGTGGGCGGCAAGGTCGGCGGGCAGGGCAAGGCGCCGCCCATCTACACGCCGCGCGAGGTGATGAAGCTGCCGGCGCTGCTGTCCGGCAAGCCGGAGTATCCGCGCCGCGCCCGGGAGGATGGCATCACCGGCGTGGTGATGGTGATGGTGGTCATTGGCACGGACGGCACGGTGGAGCCGGGCTCGCCGCGCATCCACCGCTCGGTGCCGGGCCTGGACGAGGCCGCGCTCGAGTCCGTGGCGGGCTGGCGCTTCTCGCCGGCCCTGGGACACGACGGCGCGCCGGTGCGCGTGAAGGTCGTGATCCCGGTGAAGTTCGCCCTGAGGTAGTTCCTTCGCAGTCCCGTAGAAGCCTTCATGAACCCCAAGCTCCGCTCGATTCTCTTCTGGATCCACCTGGTCTGCGGCCTGATCGTCGGGCTCGTGGTCGGGGTCATGTCGTTCACGGGCGCGGCGATCGCGTTCGAGTCGCAGATCATCGACTGGGCGGACCGTGACGCCCGCCACGCGGCGCCTCCCGCCGAAGGGACGCCCCGCCTGACGCTGGAGGAGATGCTCGCGAAGGTGAAGGAGGCGAAGCCCGCCGTGCCTCCCTCCGGCGTGACGGTGTCCCCGGAAGCGGACAGCATGGTGACGGTGGCCCTGGGCCGCGGCGCCTCCGTCTACGTCCACCCCTACACCGGTGAAGTGCGCGAGCCGGGTGCGCAGGGCTGGCGCTCGTTCTTCCACACGATGGAGGAGCTGCACCGCTGGCTCGCGGCGTCTGGAGACAACCGCGCCGTGGGCAAGGCCATCACCGGCGTGGCCAACCTGGCGTTCCTCTTCCTGGGCATCACCGGCCTGTTCCTGTGGTGGCCGCGCAAGTGGAACCTGCGCGCCATGCGGCCCATCCTGTGGTTCCGCCGCGGGCTCAAGGGCAAGGCGCGCGACTTCAACTGGCACAACGTCATCGGCTTCTGGTCGCTGCCCGTGCTGGTGGTGCTGACCGCGTCCGGCGCGGTGATTTCGTACAAGTGGGCGTCGAACCTGGTCTTCACGCTCACCGGCAACGAGCCGCCCGCGGCGCAGGGGCCCATCGCCTCGGCGCCCGTGGTCGTGCCCACGCCCGCGCCGGGGACGAAGCCCCAGCCGCTGGACGCGCAGTTCGCGGCGGTGATGAAGCAGTCCAACGCCTGGGAGACCATCACCCTGCGCCTGGCCACGCCGCAGGGCGCTGGCGGCCCCGGTGGCCGTCCCGAAGGTGCTCCGCGAGGCGAGGGTGGTCCCAGGGCCGAAGGTGCACCGCGCGGTGAGGGCGGTCCTCGGGCCGAAGGGGGGGCACGTGGTGAGGGGGGCCCTCGCGGCGAAGGCCGCGCGGAAGGTCGCGGCGGTCCCAAGGGCCCGCAGGCCAGCGCCTTCACCGTCCGCGAGCAGGAGCGCTGGCCGCTCTTCGCCACCAACACGGTGTCGCTGGATCCCTTCACGGCCCAGCCGCTGAAGACGGAGACGTACGCGGACTTCAACAGCGGCCGGAAGCTGCGCACGTGGCTGCGCTTCCTGCACACCGGCGAGGCGCTGGGGTGGATGGGCCAGCTCATCGCGGCGCTCGCGTCCTTCGGCGCCGTGTTCCTCGTCTACACCGGCTATGCGCTCTCCTGGCGCCGCTTCGTCCCGCGCCGCAAGACGCAGCCCGTGGCCGCCGCGGCCCCGGTGGCTCCGCCCGCGGAGTCGAATACAAACGCCGCCTGACGTTCCAATTCAGCAAGCCCAGACATCCCCGGGGCCCGGACCGCGAGAGCGGATCCGGGCCTCATCGTTTTCACTCGGCGGCGTGTGGCATTCGTCCGGCTGATGCAAGGCAGTGCTGGAACGATCGCCTGTCTTTGTGACTCGGAGTGTTGACGGGAAGAAATTTCTTGTAACGCGAATCAGGGTCCTGCATATGAGAATCATTCTCATTTAGGCAGTGCTTCCTATCCCGAGGGGATTCGTGTCCACAGCAAAGCCCGGTCGTCCTGGTATCCGCTCTTCGAATGGCAACCCTGGAGGCGTGCGTGGCGCGCTCTGGCCCTGGGGTCCCGCCGCCGTAGGCCTTGCCTCCGCCCTGGCGGCGGGCGGCGCGGTGGCGCAGGAGACGCCGGTGACGGGCGAGACGTCGGCGCCGGTGCAGGAGTCCCGGCCGGCGGAGACGCCCAAGGTGGGCCAGGATGCCCCGTCCCCCGAGCGCACCCCGGAGTCCGCGCCCACGGGCACGCCCACGGACGCGTCGGCGGCGCAGGCCGGCCAGGCCAGCCAGGACGACGCGTACGTCCTTCCTGAAGTGTCCGTGGAAGGTGAGACGGAGAAGTACAACGTCACCGAGCCCAGCCTGGCCCGCCTGCCGCGGCCGCTGGTGGACACGCCGCAGACCATCACGGTGGTCCCCGAGCGCGTGATGGAGGAGCAGCAGGCGACGACGCTGCGCGATGCCCTGCGCAACGTGTCCGGCATCACGGTGACGGCGGGCGAGGGTGGCCGCCAGGGCGACTCCTTCTCGCTGCGCGGCTTCTCCGCCCAGACGGACACGCTGCGCGACGGCGTGCGCGACCTGGGCTGGTTCACCCGCGACACGTTCAACCTGGAGGGCGTGGAGGTCTACTTCGGCCCGTCGTCGGTGCTGTTCGGCCGCGGCTCCACGGGCGGCGCCATCAACCTGGTGACGAAGAAGGCGCGCAAGGGCTCCTTCACGGACCTGCGCCTGTCGGGC
This DNA window, taken from Corallococcus coralloides DSM 2259, encodes the following:
- a CDS encoding cation:proton antiporter, with the protein product MHDAHAFLQALATVLCVAAVTTVLFQRLRQPVVLGYILAGFIIGPHVPIPLVADPGIVQTLSELGVILLMFSLGLEFSLRRLFQVGPTAGLTAVIQCSVMVWLGFVVGRAFGWTMLESLFTGSCIAISSTTIIAKAFDEQNIRGALRSIVVGILIVEDLIGILLMAMLTAVSSGTGLSAGDLAFTVGRLAAFLVGLVGIGLFVVPRLMRYITKLQRPETTLVTSVGICFAGALLAQTFGYSVALGAFLAGSLVAESGEGKEIEHLVQPVRDLFGAVFFVSVGMLIDPALIREHWMAITVLTGVVVLGKILSVSLGAFFTGNGTRTSVQAGLSLSQIGEFSFIIAGLGLSLKATGTFLYPVAVAVSAITTLTTPWLIRASGPIANWVDRKLPAPLQTFASLYGSWVENLRTSPRQKTVGARVRRMGLLMLLDAAFITIIVIGTSVLLPQVTEFIDERMGWGKTLTPWIVIGLATALALPFCVGIVRMGRRLGVVLAEGALPAAANGRVDLAAAPRRVLVVALQLASVFMVGVPVLAITQPFLPGVPGAVLLLVSLGVMGFAFWKSATNLQGHMRAGAQVIVEALAAQSHAKGAEDEPSQDVLHGVRQMLPGIGEPESVALGESSPAVGRTLAELNLRGMTGATVLAIRRGEAGVLVPTAQEVLRAGDILALAGTHEAIDAAKGVLG
- a CDS encoding TonB family protein, which codes for MRTILNFDDGLGAAPALPQAVTARADAARSPVGLFQSATATAETGWGRWSGALLTATVAHVLAVAVGLMVSTQAPPVVKKPEPELVLMAYAPPPPPLGGGALKQATPEPVKPVVQKPRPKRQELVVPAKVPEPVKETEPVVELVETPVATEVAAVASQAPAGPGVPDGAVGGVVGGVVGGIVGGKVGGQGKAPPIYTPREVMKLPALLSGKPEYPRRAREDGITGVVMVMVVIGTDGTVEPGSPRIHRSVPGLDEAALESVAGWRFSPALGHDGAPVRVKVVIPVKFALR
- a CDS encoding PepSY-associated TM helix domain-containing protein; protein product: MNPKLRSILFWIHLVCGLIVGLVVGVMSFTGAAIAFESQIIDWADRDARHAAPPAEGTPRLTLEEMLAKVKEAKPAVPPSGVTVSPEADSMVTVALGRGASVYVHPYTGEVREPGAQGWRSFFHTMEELHRWLAASGDNRAVGKAITGVANLAFLFLGITGLFLWWPRKWNLRAMRPILWFRRGLKGKARDFNWHNVIGFWSLPVLVVLTASGAVISYKWASNLVFTLTGNEPPAAQGPIASAPVVVPTPAPGTKPQPLDAQFAAVMKQSNAWETITLRLATPQGAGGPGGRPEGAPRGEGGPRAEGAPRGEGGPRAEGGARGEGGPRGEGRAEGRGGPKGPQASAFTVREQERWPLFATNTVSLDPFTAQPLKTETYADFNSGRKLRTWLRFLHTGEALGWMGQLIAALASFGAVFLVYTGYALSWRRFVPRRKTQPVAAAAPVAPPAESNTNAA